One stretch of Comamonas testosteroni DNA includes these proteins:
- the ssuD gene encoding FMNH2-dependent alkanesulfonate monooxygenase, protein MQVFWFIPTHGDARYLGSSEGARQLSHDYVKQVAVAADSLGYEGVLIPTGRSCEDPWVVASSLLPVTRRLKFLVAVRPGLHQPSLAARMAASFDRLSGGRLLINLVTGGDQAELEGDGVFLDHATRYEQSAEFIEIWREILARSHEGKSLDFEGRHLQVKGAKLLFPPLQKPYPPVYFGGSSPAAHELAAEQVDAYLTWGEPPAEVAKKIADVREKAERRGRQVKFGIRLHVIVRETDEEAWADAERLISRLKDETVVQAQAAFARMDSEGQRRMAQLHAGGTKRSRKDLEISPNLWAGVGLVRGGAGTALVGSAQAVADRIKEYADLGIDTFVLSGYPHLEEAYRFAELVFPLLPVNVQEKLGGGNPGGPFGETVANLYSPRAAASGAAASGAAASEREQVRVSQS, encoded by the coding sequence ATGCAAGTGTTCTGGTTCATTCCCACCCATGGTGATGCCCGCTACCTGGGCAGCAGCGAAGGCGCACGCCAGCTGAGCCATGACTATGTCAAGCAGGTGGCCGTTGCGGCCGACAGCCTCGGCTACGAAGGTGTGCTGATTCCCACAGGCCGGTCCTGCGAAGATCCCTGGGTAGTGGCGTCCAGCCTGTTGCCCGTCACCAGGCGCCTCAAGTTCCTGGTGGCTGTGCGCCCCGGTCTGCATCAGCCCAGCCTGGCTGCGCGCATGGCAGCCAGCTTCGACCGGCTTTCCGGCGGGCGGCTGCTGATCAATCTGGTCACGGGCGGCGATCAGGCCGAGCTGGAGGGCGACGGTGTGTTTCTCGATCATGCGACGCGCTATGAACAATCGGCCGAGTTCATCGAGATATGGCGCGAGATTCTGGCACGCAGCCATGAGGGAAAGTCGCTGGATTTCGAAGGTCGGCATCTGCAGGTCAAGGGGGCCAAGCTGCTGTTCCCGCCGCTGCAAAAACCCTATCCGCCCGTCTATTTCGGCGGCTCTTCGCCTGCCGCCCACGAGCTGGCGGCAGAGCAGGTCGATGCCTATCTGACCTGGGGCGAGCCACCGGCCGAAGTCGCCAAAAAGATTGCCGATGTGCGCGAGAAGGCCGAGCGCCGTGGCCGCCAGGTCAAGTTCGGCATTCGCCTGCATGTGATTGTGCGTGAAACCGATGAGGAGGCATGGGCCGACGCCGAGCGATTGATCAGCCGCCTCAAGGACGAAACCGTGGTACAGGCCCAGGCCGCATTTGCGCGCATGGATTCCGAAGGCCAGCGCCGCATGGCTCAGTTGCATGCGGGCGGCACCAAGCGCAGCCGCAAGGACCTGGAGATCAGCCCCAATCTATGGGCCGGCGTGGGTCTGGTGCGTGGTGGTGCGGGTACGGCCCTGGTGGGCAGCGCCCAGGCTGTGGCCGACCGCATCAAGGAATATGCAGATCTGGGCATAGACACCTTTGTGCTCTCGGGCTACCCGCATCTTGAGGAAGCCTATCGCTTTGCCGAGCTGGTCTTCCCGCTGTTGCCGGTCAACGTGCAGGAAAAGCTGGGCGGCGGCAATCCGGGCGGCCCGTTTGGAGAAACCGTGGCCAATCTGTACTCGCCGCGAGCCGCCGCTTCGGGAGCCGCCGCTTCGGGAGCCGCCGCTTCGGAGCGCGAGCAGGTCCGAGTGTCGCAAAGCTGA
- a CDS encoding sulfonate ABC transporter substrate-binding protein: MSSASSSPRFHRGRRQALQLLGTTAFSWTLAAYYANDALAQPVPAIAAPAQLRIGYQKSAVNLVVLKQHGVLEKRFPGTRISWLEFPAGPQLLEALSAGSLDFGLTGDSPPVFAQAAGKDLRYVGAEPPKPESSAILVLADSPLKTLAELKGRRVALQKGSSAHYLLVRALDKAGIAWADIQPVYLAPADARAAFERGSVDAWAIWDPFYAATELSIRPRVLTSGEGLSGNNSFYLASRGLVERHPQLIKALFDELTRADQLVQTSRKEAVQLLAAFSGLDANVVSRFIGRRPSSPTTLLNPAIVVEQQRVADTFFRLGVIPRQVKVADIVWQPTPAEYAGHGQGSPAASSITPAVASRF, encoded by the coding sequence ATGAGTTCAGCATCCTCTTCACCCCGTTTCCATCGCGGCCGTCGCCAGGCTCTGCAACTGCTGGGCACCACGGCTTTCAGCTGGACCCTGGCCGCGTACTACGCCAACGATGCACTGGCCCAGCCTGTGCCGGCTATTGCAGCTCCGGCCCAGTTGCGCATCGGCTATCAGAAGTCGGCCGTCAATCTGGTCGTGCTCAAGCAGCATGGCGTTCTGGAAAAGCGCTTTCCAGGCACCAGGATCAGCTGGCTGGAGTTTCCAGCCGGGCCGCAGTTGCTGGAGGCGCTGTCGGCCGGAAGCCTGGACTTTGGCCTGACCGGCGATTCGCCGCCCGTGTTTGCCCAGGCTGCGGGCAAGGATCTGCGCTACGTGGGGGCCGAGCCGCCCAAGCCTGAAAGCTCGGCCATTCTGGTGCTCGCCGATTCGCCGCTGAAAACCCTGGCCGAGCTCAAAGGCAGGCGCGTGGCGCTGCAGAAAGGCTCAAGCGCCCATTACCTGCTGGTGCGTGCGCTGGACAAGGCGGGTATTGCCTGGGCCGACATTCAGCCTGTGTATCTCGCTCCGGCCGATGCACGCGCAGCGTTCGAGCGCGGAAGCGTCGATGCCTGGGCCATCTGGGACCCGTTCTATGCGGCCACCGAGCTGAGCATCCGGCCGCGCGTGCTGACCAGCGGTGAGGGGCTGTCTGGCAACAACTCTTTCTATCTGGCCTCGCGCGGCCTGGTCGAGCGTCATCCCCAGCTCATCAAGGCCTTGTTCGACGAGCTCACGCGCGCCGATCAGCTGGTGCAGACCTCACGCAAGGAGGCCGTGCAATTGCTGGCCGCTTTCAGCGGGCTGGATGCGAATGTGGTCAGCCGCTTTATCGGCCGCAGGCCCAGCTCGCCGACCACGCTGCTCAACCCCGCCATCGTGGTCGAGCAGCAGCGCGTGGCCGATACCTTTTTTCGTCTGGGCGTGATTCCACGCCAGGTGAAGGTGGCCGACATCGTCTGGCAGCCCACCCCGGCGGAATACGCCGGCCATGGCCAGGGGAGCCCCGCCGCTTCATCCATCACGCCCGCCGTGGCATCCAGGTTCTAA
- a CDS encoding sulfonate ABC transporter substrate-binding protein, with protein sequence MTDRNNTSDVISSQLLNSTRRQWLAGTAASALALASGGLHAQQGNGTAGGQRVLRVGHQKGWLSILKNRGTLEKRLTPLGVAVRWVEFNAGPVQLEALNVGSIDFGDVGEAPPIFAQAAGAPLVYAGATVARPGLEAVIVPKGSAIRSVADLKGKRIAYNKGSNVHYFLVKLLEKHGLKYGDVQSVFLAPPDARAAFEKGSVDAWVIWDPFLASAQKALDARLLADAKGVVNNRAYYFTSRDYASRNADVLRIAIEEIAAIDAWAGKNKSAAAAELSQILGLDTAVTELYLSRAEFGTKAVNAEILGEQQRIADTFFDLKLIPKKLNLLHAAPVDLLASR encoded by the coding sequence ATGACCGATCGCAACAACACTTCTGACGTCATTTCGTCGCAATTGCTGAACAGCACACGCCGTCAGTGGCTGGCGGGTACGGCAGCCTCGGCGCTGGCCCTGGCCTCGGGCGGACTGCATGCGCAGCAGGGCAATGGCACGGCAGGCGGGCAGCGCGTGCTGCGCGTGGGCCATCAAAAAGGCTGGCTGTCGATTCTCAAGAATCGAGGCACGCTGGAAAAGCGCCTGACCCCGCTGGGCGTGGCCGTGCGCTGGGTTGAATTCAATGCCGGCCCTGTGCAACTGGAAGCGCTCAATGTCGGCTCGATTGACTTTGGCGATGTGGGCGAGGCTCCCCCCATCTTTGCCCAGGCCGCCGGTGCGCCCCTGGTCTATGCGGGGGCCACGGTGGCGCGCCCCGGTCTGGAGGCGGTGATCGTGCCCAAGGGCTCGGCGATCCGCAGCGTGGCCGACCTCAAGGGCAAGCGCATTGCCTACAACAAGGGCTCCAACGTTCATTACTTCCTGGTCAAGCTGCTGGAAAAGCATGGCCTCAAGTACGGCGATGTGCAGTCGGTCTTTCTGGCGCCTCCCGATGCGCGTGCCGCGTTCGAGAAAGGCTCGGTCGATGCCTGGGTGATCTGGGACCCGTTCCTGGCCTCGGCCCAGAAGGCTCTGGATGCACGTCTGCTGGCCGATGCCAAGGGCGTGGTCAACAACCGTGCCTACTACTTTACCTCGCGTGACTATGCGAGCCGCAATGCCGATGTGCTGCGCATCGCGATCGAGGAAATTGCCGCCATCGATGCCTGGGCCGGCAAGAACAAGAGCGCAGCAGCGGCAGAGCTGTCGCAGATCCTGGGCCTGGATACCGCCGTAACCGAGCTGTACCTGAGCCGCGCCGAGTTCGGCACCAAGGCCGTGAATGCCGAAATCCTGGGTGAGCAGCAAAGGATTGCCGACACCTTCTTCGATCTCAAGCTGATCCCCAAGAAGCTCAATTTGCTGCATGCCGCGCCCGTGGACTTGCTGGCCAGCCGCTGA
- the ssuE gene encoding NADPH-dependent FMN reductase: MSILLIAGSPSQPSRSSALLNAVAARLQAQGLSTESVLQLNQLDPAALLHARFDHPEIRAVTDRVARADAVVVATPVYKAAYSGLLKVFLDVLPQTALKGKLVLPLATGGSPHHMLALDYALRPVLQSLGARHILPGIYATDQGVPLLPEGGYGLAPKIADRVEDAAQLLATDLRRSAQWAAANDFESIAFSDVRCSV, from the coding sequence ATGTCGATTTTGCTGATTGCCGGTAGCCCCTCGCAGCCCTCGCGCTCCAGTGCCCTGCTCAATGCCGTGGCTGCCCGCCTGCAGGCACAGGGCCTGAGCACAGAGTCCGTGCTGCAGCTCAACCAGTTGGACCCTGCAGCGCTGTTGCATGCCCGCTTCGATCACCCCGAGATTCGTGCCGTGACCGATAGAGTGGCCCGGGCCGACGCGGTGGTGGTGGCCACACCCGTTTACAAGGCGGCCTACAGCGGCCTGCTCAAGGTGTTTCTCGATGTGCTGCCGCAGACGGCGCTCAAGGGCAAGCTGGTACTGCCTCTGGCCACTGGCGGCAGCCCTCACCATATGCTGGCGCTGGACTATGCGCTGCGCCCCGTGCTGCAGTCGCTTGGCGCGCGCCACATATTGCCCGGCATTTATGCCACCGACCAGGGGGTGCCCCTGCTGCCTGAAGGCGGCTATGGCCTGGCCCCCAAGATCGCCGATCGCGTCGAGGATGCAGCCCAGTTGCTGGCCACCGATCTGCGCCGCAGTGCCCAATGGGCCGCAGCCAATGACTTTGAAAGCATCGCGTTCTCCGACGTGCGATGTAGCGTTTAA
- a CDS encoding sulfate ABC transporter substrate-binding protein: MKNRRNFIKFPLAAGLIAGLTLSALPTLPAFAQTGVQLLNVSYDPTRELYVNYNQAFAKYWKAAQNQDVTIKQSHGGSGKQARSIIDGIEADVATLALAGDIDALVKNGSVKADWQKRLPHNSAPYSSTIVFLVKKGNPKGIKDWDDLVKPGIQVITPNPKTSGGARWNYLAAWEFAKRKYGGDAQAKDFITKLYKNVPVLDTGARGSTVTFVQRGLGDVLLAWENEAYLALKEFGPEKFQIVAPSLSILAEPSVAVVDKVVDKKGTRAVAEAYLKYLYSEEAQRIAGKNFYRPTDAKVAAEFAGQFPKLELFTIDKAFGGWAAADKAHFADGGSFDQIYTKK; this comes from the coding sequence ATGAAAAATCGTCGCAACTTTATCAAGTTTCCTCTGGCTGCCGGTCTGATTGCTGGCTTGACCCTCTCGGCTCTGCCCACATTGCCCGCTTTTGCACAAACCGGCGTTCAACTGCTCAACGTTTCCTACGACCCCACACGCGAGCTGTATGTGAACTACAACCAGGCGTTTGCCAAGTACTGGAAGGCTGCGCAGAACCAGGATGTGACCATCAAGCAGTCGCATGGCGGCTCGGGCAAGCAGGCTCGCTCCATTATCGACGGCATTGAGGCCGACGTGGCCACACTGGCCCTGGCAGGCGATATCGATGCCCTGGTCAAGAACGGCAGTGTCAAGGCCGACTGGCAAAAGCGACTGCCGCACAACAGCGCGCCGTATAGCTCCACCATCGTGTTCCTGGTCAAGAAGGGCAATCCCAAGGGCATCAAGGACTGGGACGATCTGGTCAAGCCCGGCATTCAGGTGATCACGCCCAACCCCAAGACCTCGGGTGGTGCACGCTGGAACTATCTGGCAGCCTGGGAGTTTGCCAAGCGAAAGTACGGCGGCGATGCACAGGCCAAGGATTTCATCACCAAGCTCTACAAGAACGTGCCCGTGCTGGACACCGGCGCGCGCGGCTCCACCGTGACCTTTGTGCAGCGCGGCCTGGGTGATGTGCTGCTGGCCTGGGAGAACGAAGCCTATCTGGCACTCAAGGAGTTCGGCCCCGAGAAGTTCCAGATCGTCGCGCCTTCGCTGTCCATCCTGGCCGAGCCTTCGGTGGCCGTGGTCGACAAGGTGGTCGATAAAAAGGGTACGCGTGCCGTGGCCGAGGCCTATCTGAAGTATCTGTACTCCGAGGAGGCCCAGCGCATTGCCGGCAAGAACTTCTACCGCCCGACCGATGCCAAGGTGGCAGCCGAGTTTGCCGGCCAGTTCCCCAAGCTGGAGCTGTTCACCATCGACAAGGCCTTTGGCGGCTGGGCAGCGGCAGACAAGGCTCACTTTGCCGACGGCGGCAGCTTTGATCAGATCTATACCAAGAAATAA
- a CDS encoding oxidative damage protection protein has translation MARTVHCIKLGQDAEGLDFPPAPGELGKRIYESVSKQAWADWLKHQTMLINENRLNLADARARQYLARQMENHFFGGGADAAAGYVPPSAE, from the coding sequence ATGGCACGTACCGTTCACTGCATCAAGCTTGGTCAAGACGCTGAAGGCCTGGACTTCCCTCCTGCCCCTGGCGAGCTGGGCAAGCGTATCTATGAAAGCGTGAGCAAGCAGGCCTGGGCCGACTGGCTCAAGCACCAGACCATGCTGATCAATGAAAACCGTCTGAACCTGGCCGACGCCCGCGCCCGCCAGTATCTGGCTCGCCAGATGGAAAACCATTTCTTTGGCGGCGGTGCCGATGCCGCAGCCGGCTATGTGCCTCCCAGCGCCGAGTAA
- a CDS encoding GGDEF domain-containing protein: MALDPFTLLVLSAAMAAASALYLAAEWSSVRERSLLLWSAGFTIIAVGSVLALLRSNGYVLFGIWFPNGLLIVAHWLFLAGVAGFTRTRLPRTWWLLAVVWLAMLFLPDGPWWSKTMLGIQSLLIAVITLRAGLLLRPHGRALSVGAAQLRFVLLAHGLFYLGKAGSAVAPDAFVNLASFRGVVILVSLVEGVMAIMLLAMSMTGTERHRREERMAQIAARDPLTALDNRRALYLRAPELLRQASPASPGALLLIDIDHFKQVNDLHGHDAGDRLLVTLSDLIRSLLPHGALAARLGGDEFVILLPSVSGAAAQVLGQNLRESFAQQARAMFATPEPVSLSIGATLFDQPETELSHWLKRADEALYASKRKGRDRMELAPLPPGRSQ, from the coding sequence ATGGCTCTCGACCCCTTCACCCTGCTCGTACTCTCCGCGGCCATGGCCGCCGCCTCGGCGCTGTACCTGGCTGCAGAATGGAGCAGCGTTCGCGAACGCTCCCTGCTGCTCTGGAGCGCGGGGTTCACGATCATCGCCGTGGGCAGCGTGCTGGCCCTGCTGCGTTCCAACGGCTATGTACTGTTCGGCATCTGGTTTCCCAACGGCTTGCTGATCGTCGCCCACTGGCTGTTCCTGGCTGGCGTTGCCGGATTCACGCGCACCCGGCTGCCGCGCACCTGGTGGCTGCTGGCCGTCGTCTGGCTGGCGATGCTGTTTCTGCCCGACGGGCCATGGTGGTCCAAGACCATGCTGGGCATCCAGTCGCTGCTGATTGCCGTCATCACCCTGCGCGCCGGCCTGCTGCTGCGCCCACATGGCCGAGCGCTGAGTGTGGGTGCGGCGCAGCTGCGTTTCGTCCTGCTGGCACACGGCCTGTTCTACCTCGGCAAGGCCGGCTCGGCCGTGGCGCCGGACGCTTTCGTCAACCTGGCCAGTTTCCGAGGCGTGGTGATACTGGTCTCGCTGGTGGAAGGCGTGATGGCGATCATGCTGCTCGCGATGTCCATGACCGGCACCGAGCGCCATCGCCGTGAAGAGCGTATGGCGCAGATCGCCGCCCGCGACCCGCTGACCGCCCTGGACAACCGCCGAGCACTCTATCTGCGCGCACCTGAGCTGCTGCGGCAGGCCTCGCCAGCCAGCCCCGGTGCCCTGCTGCTGATCGACATTGACCACTTCAAGCAGGTCAACGACCTGCATGGTCACGATGCCGGCGACCGCCTGCTGGTGACACTGAGCGACCTCATCCGCAGCTTGCTGCCCCACGGCGCGCTGGCAGCGCGACTGGGCGGAGACGAGTTCGTGATTCTGCTGCCCAGTGTCTCCGGTGCCGCCGCGCAGGTGCTGGGGCAAAACCTGCGCGAGTCGTTCGCACAGCAGGCGCGCGCCATGTTCGCAACACCGGAGCCAGTGTCCCTGAGCATCGGTGCGACCTTGTTCGACCAGCCCGAGACCGAGCTGTCACATTGGCTCAAGCGGGCCGACGAAGCCCTATACGCGTCGAAGCGCAAGGGACGGGACCGGATGGAACTCGCCCCGCTTCCGCCAGGGCGGTCGCAATGA
- a CDS encoding MerR family transcriptional regulator, with the protein MRIGELETRSGASRHTLRYYEQIGLISPTRRTNNYRVYTAQTLQDLNFIQRAQSMGFSLGEIGQILDAQRNKTIDCADGAKLIEKKMAEIRQKIADLKSIYRYLDEERANLEASAARQLELQQLAKASS; encoded by the coding sequence ATGAGAATCGGCGAACTTGAGACCCGCAGCGGCGCCAGCCGCCATACTTTGCGTTACTACGAGCAAATCGGCCTGATCTCGCCGACGCGACGAACCAACAACTATCGCGTCTACACTGCGCAAACCCTGCAGGATCTGAACTTCATCCAGCGTGCGCAAAGCATGGGTTTTTCCCTGGGGGAAATAGGGCAGATTCTGGATGCGCAGCGGAACAAGACGATCGATTGTGCTGACGGTGCCAAGCTCATTGAAAAGAAGATGGCGGAGATCAGACAGAAAATCGCCGACCTCAAAAGCATTTATCGCTATCTGGATGAAGAGCGTGCAAACCTCGAAGCCAGCGCTGCCAGGCAGCTTGAGCTTCAGCAACTGGCCAAGGCTTCGAGCTGA
- a CDS encoding SDR family oxidoreductase: MSVECFVTGGTGFIGQHLLANLSAKGHTVRVLMRRPERLAALREQVDNLGGIATRIFAVAGDLERDDLGLSPADQTVLKQARVVFHLGAHFAWGLSLEHSRAVNVEGAKRVALLAAGQKSRLVMIGGYMLKNHEHLLRIGIDPRQPELTNWPAVYRHVGAYEASKLEAHFATLRVMSAKGGEVTVVHPATVCGHSRTGHILDSQPLVALIRNLAQGKLAAVPGTAEHWLPLVTVDYLVELVAACAFDPAMAGKELLALDDQSPNLRELLEQVAQPMGLKPPRHHISLRLLKLLLSIPPVARFLNTDAEALDFIQTTRFDTAAVEQFANRHGIAKPDIRQSLQHTAMFVNSYYVAKDRTA, encoded by the coding sequence ATGAGCGTGGAGTGCTTTGTCACGGGAGGGACCGGCTTCATCGGTCAACATTTGCTGGCGAACCTGAGTGCCAAGGGTCACACCGTCCGGGTGTTGATGCGTCGCCCAGAGCGACTGGCTGCACTGCGTGAGCAAGTCGACAATCTGGGAGGGATTGCAACCCGGATATTTGCCGTTGCTGGCGACCTTGAGCGGGACGACCTCGGGCTGAGTCCTGCCGACCAAACAGTGCTAAAGCAGGCCAGAGTCGTATTCCACCTGGGTGCCCACTTCGCTTGGGGGCTTTCATTGGAGCATTCTCGTGCGGTCAATGTCGAAGGAGCAAAGCGCGTGGCGCTGCTGGCGGCTGGGCAAAAGAGCCGCTTGGTGATGATCGGCGGCTACATGCTGAAGAATCATGAACATCTGCTGCGCATCGGAATTGACCCTCGTCAACCGGAACTGACGAATTGGCCTGCCGTCTACCGGCACGTCGGTGCTTACGAGGCGAGCAAGCTGGAGGCGCACTTTGCGACCCTGCGGGTCATGTCCGCCAAGGGCGGGGAAGTTACCGTAGTTCACCCCGCGACGGTCTGTGGCCACAGCCGTACCGGGCATATCCTTGACAGTCAGCCGCTGGTGGCACTGATACGCAATCTTGCGCAGGGAAAGCTGGCTGCAGTGCCCGGAACCGCCGAGCATTGGCTCCCACTGGTCACCGTGGATTACCTGGTCGAGTTGGTGGCGGCTTGTGCTTTCGATCCGGCCATGGCGGGCAAGGAACTGCTGGCGCTTGATGACCAAAGTCCCAACTTGCGAGAGCTCCTGGAACAGGTCGCACAACCCATGGGCTTGAAGCCTCCCAGGCATCACATTTCCCTGCGATTGCTGAAGTTGCTGCTGAGTATTCCTCCCGTCGCACGGTTCTTGAATACAGACGCCGAAGCCTTGGACTTTATCCAGACCACTCGCTTCGATACGGCGGCAGTCGAGCAATTTGCCAACAGGCATGGAATAGCCAAGCCGGATATACGCCAGTCTTTGCAGCACACTGCAATGTTCGTCAACTCATATTACGTAGCCAAGGACAGGACTGCCTGA
- a CDS encoding fimbrial protein: MANQRFRKRRLMPVILQFLCTSFLVAAPMVAKAEGICIITMNDGRLLSVLDWQIQSWDTGDFDPSVPVGSVINTKKIRLTGESGFIECKTPFGATRYSGIGQPGSYDTFTTSIAGVGIRMKLMPSLQWWPQTWYDNRTRYYLTDTQELTVELVKTGPITSGGYIGGLIGEGRYVDLQYTFRRFYIEGRGIAVEPKVPTCKLNTSLVTVPLDGISVSDLMDNGKGPWKDFTLNLTCSGGGTGATTRMFIVFSDAQNPANRSTTLSLSGDSVAKNVGIEIQRENDQLVRFGPESEEVHQWKVGEFGNGPVDIKLKARYTWTSLVQRPTPGSANADATFVISYK, encoded by the coding sequence ATGGCTAATCAACGATTTCGAAAACGCAGACTGATGCCAGTCATTTTGCAATTCTTGTGCACTTCGTTTCTTGTGGCTGCACCAATGGTGGCAAAGGCTGAAGGTATCTGCATTATCACGATGAACGACGGTCGGCTGCTTTCGGTGCTTGACTGGCAGATTCAGTCCTGGGACACGGGGGATTTTGATCCGTCGGTCCCCGTGGGATCAGTCATTAATACGAAGAAAATCCGGCTCACCGGCGAGAGCGGGTTCATCGAGTGCAAGACACCATTCGGCGCCACGCGCTACAGCGGGATCGGCCAGCCGGGTTCGTATGACACCTTCACGACTTCCATTGCTGGCGTGGGGATCCGAATGAAGCTAATGCCCAGTTTACAATGGTGGCCCCAGACATGGTATGACAACCGTACGAGGTATTATCTGACGGACACTCAGGAACTTACTGTGGAATTGGTGAAGACGGGGCCCATCACGTCAGGGGGGTATATCGGCGGACTGATCGGTGAGGGCAGATATGTCGACCTGCAATATACCTTTAGAAGATTCTACATAGAAGGACGCGGCATCGCGGTTGAGCCTAAAGTGCCGACATGCAAGCTCAATACCTCACTGGTTACGGTACCTCTCGATGGGATCAGTGTCTCCGACCTGATGGATAACGGCAAAGGGCCATGGAAGGATTTCACTCTGAACCTTACATGTAGCGGGGGCGGTACAGGTGCAACCACAAGAATGTTCATTGTATTTTCGGATGCGCAGAATCCGGCGAATCGATCAACGACGCTGTCCCTTTCCGGAGATTCGGTGGCCAAAAATGTAGGTATCGAAATTCAACGAGAAAATGACCAGCTCGTGAGATTCGGGCCCGAATCGGAGGAGGTCCATCAATGGAAGGTCGGCGAATTTGGTAATGGGCCGGTGGATATCAAACTGAAGGCCCGTTATACCTGGACGTCGCTCGTGCAGAGGCCGACGCCCGGCAGCGCGAATGCAGATGCTACCTTTGTCATCAGCTATAAATAA
- a CDS encoding DMT family transporter → MNVLANRGVVAALSAAVLFGAGTPAVKMLLEHASPWLMAGILYLGSGIGLLIYRLITKAPAVALKRNEMGWLAGAVVAGGMMGPLLLMTGLSGMAATDASLLLNAEGVLTAVLAWFVFKENFDRRIALGMVAIVAGAVVLSWPSQTGTASLWPTLAVLGACLSWAIDNNLTRKVSIADASFIAMMKGLAAGATNLVLALATGAVWPSPGIVALGTVIGFLSYGTSLVLFVIALRYLGTARTGAYFSIAPFFGAVLAIAFLGEPASPRLLIAGVLMGVGVWLHLTETHQHEHTHELMEHSHEHEHDEHHQHVHADGLPATGKHAHLHTHEPMTHSHEHFPDIHHQHDHKH, encoded by the coding sequence ATGAATGTTCTGGCAAACCGTGGAGTTGTCGCCGCACTCAGCGCAGCAGTTCTATTTGGAGCAGGTACACCAGCAGTCAAGATGCTGCTGGAGCATGCCAGTCCCTGGTTGATGGCAGGCATTCTCTACCTCGGCTCTGGCATCGGCTTGCTGATCTACAGGCTGATTACGAAAGCTCCTGCCGTAGCCCTGAAACGTAATGAGATGGGCTGGCTGGCCGGAGCCGTTGTAGCAGGCGGCATGATGGGGCCGCTGCTCTTGATGACAGGCTTGTCCGGGATGGCTGCAACCGATGCCTCTCTGCTGCTCAATGCAGAAGGTGTGCTGACAGCTGTTCTTGCCTGGTTTGTGTTCAAGGAAAATTTTGATCGCCGTATTGCCTTGGGTATGGTTGCAATCGTCGCTGGTGCAGTCGTGCTCAGTTGGCCAAGTCAAACAGGCACTGCCAGTCTTTGGCCAACACTTGCAGTGCTGGGGGCTTGCCTATCCTGGGCGATTGATAACAACTTGACCCGTAAGGTGTCGATTGCAGATGCCTCATTCATCGCCATGATGAAGGGTTTAGCCGCCGGCGCGACCAATTTAGTGTTGGCTCTGGCAACTGGTGCAGTCTGGCCGTCACCAGGAATCGTGGCCTTGGGCACAGTGATTGGCTTCCTGAGCTATGGCACGAGCCTGGTCCTGTTTGTGATTGCCTTGCGCTACCTGGGGACAGCTCGCACAGGCGCGTACTTCTCCATCGCACCGTTTTTTGGAGCCGTGCTGGCCATTGCTTTCTTGGGTGAGCCTGCATCGCCTCGATTGCTCATCGCGGGTGTCCTGATGGGGGTCGGGGTTTGGTTGCACCTTACTGAAACCCATCAGCACGAGCACACCCATGAGCTGATGGAGCATAGCCATGAGCACGAACATGATGAGCATCATCAGCATGTCCATGCGGATGGGCTGCCGGCAACCGGTAAGCATGCGCATTTGCACACTCATGAGCCTATGACTCACAGCCATGAGCATTTCCCGGACATTCATCATCAGCACGACCACAAACATTGA